The Hevea brasiliensis isolate MT/VB/25A 57/8 chromosome 1, ASM3005281v1, whole genome shotgun sequence genome has a window encoding:
- the LOC131178762 gene encoding uncharacterized protein LOC131178762, giving the protein MKRMLKMKKSLNWTQKVMRNAMMYMIVILIRIRMRGNGRRGGLLGHSQSRQSPVQDEPNDQLDQSTQGQPQVPSRSTGRSTPDLEGSTASTQHRATPPPPPPPPITPSSEPAIGSTSGHEGHSVGVAPISSMDGLSLTTYGRKKRIKLINGM; this is encoded by the exons ATGAAGAggatgttgaagatgaagaagagctTGAATTGGACTCAGAAAGTGATGAGGAATGCTATGATGTATATGATAGTGATACTAATTAGAATTAG GATGCGAGGCAACGGTCGCAGGGGAGGTTTGTTGGGTCATTCACAGTCAAGGCAGTCACCTGTGCAGGATGAGCCTAATGATCAACTAGACCAATCTACACAGGGTCAGCCTCAGGTTCCTTCACGATCCACTGGGAGGTCGACACCAGATCTGGAGGGGTCTACTGCTTCAACACAGCATCGAGctacacctccacctccaccgccACCACCTATTACCCCATCTTCTGAGCCTGCAATTGGATCAACCTCTGGTCATGAAGGTCATTCAGTTGGGGTAGCACCAATATCATCGATGGATGGCCTATCACTCACTACATATGGAAGAAAGAAACGAATAAAGCTCATTAATGGCATgtaa